DNA sequence from the Betaproteobacteria bacterium genome:
CCTTGTAGATCGCCGAGGAATCGAGCTCGCCTTCACCGCTGCCGACGAGCGCATTGAGGTGCTGCGCGACGAGCGCCGCCGCCGGCAGCGCCACGCCGAGTTCGAACGCGCTCTGCAGCACGATGCGCATGTCCTTCTGGTGCAGTCGCGCCTTGAAGCCGGGCTGGAAGTCGGCCTCGAGCATGCGCCGGCCGTGGATCTCCAGCACCCGCGAATAGCCGAAGCCGCCGAGCAGTGCTTCACGCACCTTTGCGGCGTCCACGCCGTTCGCCTGCGCGAGCAGCAATGCTTCCGCCACCGCTTCGATGGTCACGGCCGCAACGATCTGGTTGCACGACTTCGCCACCTGACCGGCGCCGCTCGCGCCGATGTGCACGATGTTCCTGCCCATCAGTTCCAGCAGCGGCCGCACGCGCTCGAAGGTCTGCACCGGGCCGCCGACCATGATCGAGAGCGTGCCGTTGACCGCGCCGATCTCGCCGCCGGACACGGGCGCATCCAGCATCTCGACGTCTTTCGCGGCGAGCGCAGCGGCGATGCGTCGGGTGGCCGCAGGCGAAATCGTGCTCATGTCGACGATGACTGCGCCGGCTTTCGCGCCCTCGCTGCAGCCGCCGCCACCGAGGATCACCTGCTCGACGTCCGGCGTGTCGGACACCATCACGAACGTCACGTCCGATCTTGCCGCGACCTCTGCCGGG
Encoded proteins:
- a CDS encoding NAD(P)-dependent oxidoreductase is translated as ALNVMKGGHAMAVHARRAASMQPLADAGAVTCASPAEVAARSDVTFVMVSDTPDVEQVILGGGGCSEGAKAGAVIVDMSTISPAATRRIAAALAAKDVEMLDAPVSGGEIGAVNGTLSIMVGGPVQTFERVRPLLELMGRNIVHIGASGAGQVAKSCNQIVAAVTIEAVAEALLLAQANGVDAAKVREALLGGFGYSRVLEIHGRRMLEADFQPGFKARLHQKDMRIVLQSAFELGVALPAAALVAQHLNALVGSGEGELDSSAIYKVLGRMRQGDDQ